ggttATTATTATAGTTAGTGCatattaagtgcctactgtgggccaggctctgtgctaagagTCTACTTGTATCGTTTCTTTTAATCCTTGCCTCAATCCTGAGATGGGGAAATTGAAGTTCATGGGGTTTGGTGACTTGACCAGGGTCACCCACCCAGCAGCTGGCAGAGCTGGAGTTTGGCTCCGGGTCAGTTTCAGCAGAATTGATTTGAGCACAGACCTTCAAGGTCATCTTTAATCAGGTTAATCCCCAAACCTAGCTGATCCCCAGCTTCAGATGATGTCAGAGCCAAGGGTGGATGTCCGTTCACAGGGGTCTCATGAGAACAGCCCTCTCCAAGATTGCCTCCTCTGGgggccccacctcccaccccagcacTTGGCTTCTCCCAGCCCTCTGTCTCCTTCCTGTGGTGATTGATTTGTTGGCACTGCGGCCAGCCCCTGCATTGTCCCCCTGGGGTCTGGAGCCTGCCCAGGATGGAGCCCGGCACTGGTAATTGATTGGCCCTTGATTGATACAGGCCGTGGTTCAAACTGTGGTTTGAGCCAAGGCCCAGCCAGGCCTGGGAGCCGCCAGAGACAGAGGGATCCAGAGCCCACATTTCCATCCAAGTTTGGACACTTTATCTGCACTTCCTACGAAACTGAGCTGCGCCTGGCTTCAGCAGAAACCCATACACTTGAGCAGTAAATAAAGCTGGGGTGCAGGGAGAGGCAGGTGGGGTGGCAGAGAGCAGGACATGGGACCCATAGGGCTAGTTCTGAACCTCTGACCGGCTGGATCTCAGGCAGGTACCTTCACAATCCCCCTTCCCTGAGCCTGAACTGCCAGACTGCTGAGTGCAGGGGTTGTAAAGAGAAAGTGCCCTGCACATAGTGGAGGCTTAGCAGAGGTAACCAAATCTCACTGTAGCAGTGGTAGCTGCCATTTATGGAGCTGGCTCTGTGTGCCGGGTGCTTGGCTAAGTACTTGGTATATGTGAGCTCAGTTGATCCTCAGTGACTCCTTGAGAGGCATTTCAGcatggtttctcaacctcagcaccattgtcatttggggccagataactCTGTGGTGGGGGCTATCCCgagcactgtaggatgtttagcagcatccctggcctccagaTGGCAGTAGCACTGCctttccagttgtgacaaccaaaaatgtctccaaacattgccagGTGTTCTGGGGGGGTGGCATCTATACTCCCACTTGAGAACCGGCTGCATTATGCAGCTCAGGAGcgcaggcagcctggctccagagctctgACATGTCATCACTGCCTTTCCTTGGAACCCAAGTTCAGAGCGCAAAGGGGCTTTGTTTTCCTGGGGGGCGCTGTGGAGGGGAGTGCATGTGATTTGCACAAGGCTGCTGCCAGGGTCAGGCAGCAGCAGCCCAGCCCCTCCACCCACTGCAAACAGGCTCCAAAGATGGAAGGAGAGCCCTCTGCTGTGCCCCTGCAAGGACCCTCCAGCTCAAGGTGAAGGCTGGACCGTGGGAGCTTCAGCCTTCCTGACCCTCCCAAATCCTACACTCTCCACCACCCCAGCAATGCCACTGCCCACAGGGACCTCTGGCCCATCTGCCCACACCCCAGCCCTCTCACCCTGTGGTGGGAAAGAAGGACTCAGGACCCTGTTCCCTCTAGGGTCCCCAAGACCCATCTTTCCCATGCTGCATCACTTCCAACCACTGACTCACTTGCCTGTGAACTATTTATACCCCTTGCACAAATGCTCCCCTTGGCGCTCCAGGCAGACATCTGTGTTCTGCTGGCAGCCCCAGGACATGTGGTGAGGCGGGAGAGTGGGGGGCTGGGCACAgagtaaatgtgtgggtttatgaATCCAACGGACTGGGGGTGGAAGCCCTGCTCCTTACTGCAGTGttaccttgggcaggtcacttagcctctctgagcctccattgtAAAATAAGGTTATTAGGAGGATTAAGTGAAGTTTCCAGCACAAAGACAGATTTCAGTAATTGGTTGCTATTAGATGTCTAATGTTATGCAAAGcttatgtatgagggtacttcagaaagttcacggaaaaatggaattaaaagataatattaatctttccatgaactttttgaaaacctcttGTATAACTAGAGAAGGGCAAAGGGAGCTTGGGAGCCCCAAAGAGGGCACAGGAATGAGATGTGTGTTCATGTAGATCTCTGAGCCCCCAGGACGTAGGTTTCTGGAACTCAGCCCCTCCGTGTCACACTGCCGTCACCTAGCCAGCTTGAGGCCTTAGGGACTACACAAGACTTCTTTAGGTGCAGAAAAGCCTGTTTCGCCGTCCCTGAGACCACTTTCCCCACCCCACCGCCTCCTCCCCAGCTGTTCCAGGAGACAGGCAGGGCAGGTGTTCGGTTAGCCTGATAAGAAGGCCTGGCTGGGCCACGCAAACAGTGTCCTCATCCGCCAGGCTGTGTGCTCCAGCCAGGGGACGGCCTGGCGGCCCTCTCTGACCCAAACTCTTAGCAAAAGGAGGCCAGTAGAGACAGGTCGAGACATTTAgactctgctcccctcccccatccctgtcGCTGCCAGGCCTTTGGtgattaaagagagagagagaactaagtGTGCTGGGCAGAAGCATTGTTATCGCCTGATCACTGTTCCAGGCTTTCCAGCGCCCAGCCCAGCCATATCTCCACCACTCCCTGCAGGCACCCTGCACAGCTTGTGCCTTGAACACACCCGGGGCCTCCTCCTGGAAACTAGAAGTAGATCCTCCTCCTGCGACCTCTggtcctcctcctgcctccctcctggaTAAGATAAGATGCTCAGCAAAGGCAGAGACTCTGTCTTAGACGTCCCTCCATTCTTCCtgtgttatttattcattcaacattttttgagcacctactatgtgctttttacaccccaccccacccccagtatGTAGCATAAGCTGGGAGGCGTCAAATAGACTTCCCCAGGACAGAGGGTGCTGGGTGAGAAGAGCCACTTACTGCATGGACAGGGGCCACCTTTCACATCTGTGTCTCATCCTCTATGTTGGTGCTTCTCAGTGGAATGgttttgcccccagaggacacgtGGCAATGTCTGGGAGACATTTTTGGCAGTCCCAACTCAGGAGGGATGCTACTATAAACATCCTACagcacacaggacagccccccacagcaAGGAATTATCCtgcccaaaatgttaacagtctGAGGTTGAGAATCCCTGCCCTTGCCAAGACTCTGCCATCTAGGGTAGAGCCAGGGAGTGGGGGACAGGTAGGCCCAAGATGTCCCTCAAGTGCCCATGGAAGTGCCAGTAAGCCAGCTGGTCCTGGAGGTGGTCAGTGAGTGCTAACCTCAGAGCCCAATCTGCACCCCCATGGTATTATGAATTCTTTCTTGCTGCTAGTTCATATCACATTCAGTACAAGGAGGCTACGATTTCAGCTTCCTTGTGCCACAGACTTGTCCAAAAGTTAGCACTGTTCAACATGCAGGAGGCTACTAGGCCACGTGGTGAGTTCCCCGTCATCAGAGGTAACCAAGCAGAAGCTGAGCCACATAGCGAGACTCTGCCTGGACTGAGGTCCCTTCCAGCTGTGACAAGATGACTTGGTTGTTGGGAGATACCTTCTGAGCCCCAGGCTCCTTATACTCAGGCTTTTGACCTCTCTTACGGGTCAGGCATCAAGTGTGCCAAGATGTATTCTTTGCACTCACAGGTACGATGCCGGGCGGGATGGCTTCATCGACCTGATGGAGCTAAAGCTCATGATGGAGAAACTTGGAGCCCCCCAGACCCACCTGGGCCTGAAAAACATGATCAAAGAGGTGGATGAGGACTTTGACAGCAAGCTCAGCTTCCGGGAGGTAAGTCCTGACCCAACCCCATTCCCCACCATGGACTACACCTGGGGACTTGGTGTCCTGGGAGAGACTCATCCCTTATCCCCGGCCCCCCTCATTCAATGACATTGTCATTGAACAGCCAGCTGTGAATGGCTGAGGCTTCAGGGGGCTTCCCAGTGCCTGCAGCAGGGGGCATTCTGAGATGACCTAAGTGAGAAGGAGAGACATCATTCTTTCATCCAGTGAGCATATATTGAGTGATTTCTGTATACCCAAACCTGTGCAGACTGCAGGGTACAGAAAAAGGCCCTAAGCTCCTAGGGTCCTGGAGTATAGAAGCGGAGACACCACAGAGGAAGACAACACAGCACTGTGATTGCAGAGAAGAGCAGGGGCCGGACAAGAGAGATGGGTACTGCAGGCCCAAGAGGGGCCGGGCACAGTGCTAAGGGACTTCACACTCAGGAACTCACTCATTCGTCACTCTGAGACAGGAGCTATGGGCAAGCCTGAAAGCCAGCCAACAGTGGCACTGGGGGATGCCTTCTGGAAGAGTCGGGCTCAAGCTGGGCCTGGGAGAGCTGGCAGGAAGCAtaaagaggcagggaaggagacAGGTGGCAGGGGCAGCTGGGGGACACAAGTGGCCAGGGAGGAGGGTGCGGGCAGTACAGGGTTTGGAGTCCACAGATGTGTTCAAATCCTTCTGACACTGAGACTTTGGGCAAGTGTTTTACTGTCCCTGAACCCTCTTCATCCTGCAAAATGGGCACAATCATAGTACCTTTAGGACTCAGTAAATGGAATGGGGGGCAGATTTGTCTGGAGAACAGTGGAAGACCGAGATAGGGGGTAGGTTGAGGCCACGTCGTCAGTTTTGACTGGAGCTGGGCATGGATGGAGCAAGGCTGCAGTGACCCAGGATCCTGAGAGGACAGGAGATGAGTCCCCTGACctcccatcttacagatgggcAAACAGAGACCCAGAGAGTGGGAGCACAGGAGCACGGAGGGGTGTGGACCCAGCCCTCTGGTTCCCAGCCCCGCGAGCCGGCACACCTCCCTTTCTCCAGGGGAGGTCTGAGGCTGGGTCCAGGGAGGggctcctttccttcccctcctaACACCACGTGCCCCCTCCCGCTGCAGTTCCTCCTGATCTTCCGCAAGGCGGCGGCTGGGGAGCTGCAGGAGGACAGCGGGCTCTGCGTGCTGGCCCGCCTCTCCGAGATCGATGTCTCCACCGAGGGCGTCAAGGGGGCCAAGAGCTTCTTCGAAGCCAAGGTGAGGAGCCTGAGCACTGCGTGgagcctggggcagggggtgCCCTGACCGCAGCTCCAGGACAGAGAGCCTGCTTGAGCTTGAGGGTTAGCACGTCCCCTTCCTGTCCCTGCTGAGGCTGCAGACAGAGATGGAAACACCCAGCTGGGCAAGGCCCTCAGCACTCCTGGCTTCTGTCGCCTCCCATTCCAGGCTGTGATCCTTTCACAGAGGTGTGTACTCTTGTAGAGGGAACAGGGATCACCTTGAGTTGCCCCAGCCCTGGCACACACAGCTACTACCCCAAGGACAGGGCCTTAAGAGGGGAGGGCCCAGGAGACAGCAGAGGAGCCCAGAAACATAGCACAATCTCCCCAGGGCCTCTCAGAAACACTGCTCCTGCCAGCTCCAGTCTGGAGGAAGTACAGGGTGCCCCAGCGGCCACCTGCATGCACACTACCTTCCTCTTTCAGCACATGCTTAGATGGAGAGGACAGGTATGGTCTAGTGGCTCCTGCCTGCCCAGGGCACCCACCTTTCcttatttctccctctttccatGTTACACTAAGAACATTCCTTCTAGAGGccacctcctgcctccctctgggCTTCCGAGTGTTGATGGGCTGTTCCAGGGTCCATGAGCAGAACCGGGATGCAGCTAGATTCCCTGGACAGGAAACAGGAGAAGGACCACACCACATCAGAAATCACCCTTACAGGAGCCTTGCTCTGCCCCAGCCACCGAATATACATGATCTCTTTTAAGCCTCCCAACAAATCCATGAGATCAGAGTTACTGAGCACCAGGTTCTAAGTGGAGAAACAGGCTCAGGCCAATGAAGTGCCTGGCCCGGGGCCGGAGCTGGTGACAGCTGCTGTGTGTATTGCTGGGTGGGATGCAGCAGAAGGGGCCCCAGAGAAAACAGCCCACGGTGGCAGCGTGTAGACCCCTGCAGCCCTGACCCTtgaccccctcccccctccccgccaGGTCCAGGCCATCAACGAGTCCAGCCGCTTCGAAGAGGAGATCAAGGCTgagcaggaggagaggaagaagcaggCGGAGGAGATGAAGCAGCGGAAAGCGGCCTTCAAGGAGCTGCAGTCCACCTTCAAGTAGCCGGGGCTGCGGCCACCGCCCTGCCCGGGCCCCAGCCCAGCGCCCAGTACAGCAGGCAAGGGCGGGCATGTGGAGGGCCGGGTCGAGCCAGAATCCTTGCCTCTGTCTGACCGAACCACCACTCGAAACCTGAGAATGTCTGTGAGCGGAGCGAGTGGAGGGGTCTCACGGAGGTGGCCCGGTAGCTCTCCGTTCCCTTCCGCTGTTCCTGAGGCTGCGACACCAGCGCTGGCTGCCTGCCTGGCCCAGCCCTCCCTGGCATCCCCGCGTCCCTCCCACACCCTGGCTGCCCTACTGCCTGCTCCAGGCCCAGCTCCGGCTCTAGGCTCCTCCTGCCCCTGTGCCTGCCCTCCACACGTGtcccccctccctgcccagggGCCACCTGCCCTTAACCAGCAGGTACGCTGCCCCTGGAGACCTCCGACAGCCCCTTCCCAGATGGAGAAGCAACAGAGATGGGAAGACTTGTGGCCACCTCCATAGAGCAGGACCCAAGGGGCTTATTGGAGGCATGAGGGGGCCCCTCCCCAAGACcttttcctccagctctgcctcttctATGTGCTGGAATGGTGGTGGGGAGCTTCTGTTTTGGTGAAGGGACCCAGGCGCCTGGCACCCCCTGCTGATGGGGACACTGAGCCCAGCCAGGCAGGGTGAGGGGCAGCTGTGCCAATCTACCTCATAGGCACACAACTCTGATGGGCATGCCGTGGGGTCATGGGCAGGGAAGTCTCTGGAGGGCAGAAACATCACTCCCTAGCACCCACAGAACAACCTGAGGGTCCCCAGGGCTCTGGAGAGAGTAGGGTGGGAGGTGGAATTGGCACCTTCATAGGGAAGGAAGCCAGCGCTTCATCTCGGTTCTCTGGGAAGCGTCCAAGAAGTGCTTTAAGTGTGTTGCATGCACCGGGCGGTGGGGAGCGGGGCTCAGCCCTTTCGTCATCCTTCCCCAAGTGATGTCCACCGCCTTGTCACCAGCGACGGGACCTGCCTGTCATGCCCACCCCCTGGGGGTCCCCCCCTGCCCATCACCGCAGCTCCCCATGTGCACGCtcacgtgtgtgtgtctgttgctGTGTCGTGAAACTGTGACTGTCACCCAGTCCCAACAAGTGAACGGCCATCGAGGCCACGGTTATGCAACTTTCAGTGTGTGTCATAACAGCGTCACTGCTTTTTAAACTCAATAACTCTTTATTTTAGTAAAATGCCCCAACAGTCCACGAAGCTcccgttggacttgcagaggttttatttttttggccttAGAATCTGCAGAAATTAGGAGGTACTGAGCCCAGCGCAGCAGCAGCCTTGGCCCTGGATTGCGTTTGCCTTAGTGGATATGTTTATACAgatgaatataaaattttcttttctgttggctttttgctttttatttttattcctcctcaccaaaaaaaaaaaaaaaaaaaaaaaaagctacttcTTCATTCGGTGGTacgattattttttttaactaaaataagataaaattctaTATTCTCATGTCTGTGTGGTTCTTGATGGTtagaggggaggagaagggctGGGAAAGGAGGGGACAGGGATGAGGTCACCTGGGGCAATCACGTCAGAAACCTGGGAGAAGAGGGGACTCTTCCAAATGGAAGGTTGGTTAGTGTTTGGTGCCACACACCATCACACACCTGGCACTAGTCTAAgcgctttacatatattaattcatttaatcctcacaaccagcCCACGTAGAGGGtgatatttttattcctattttgcaGGTATGGGGAGGCCTGGAAAGTCTCCCGGAGGCATACAAGCAAGTGGGGCAGCAGGATGCTGAGATCACAGCCTGTGCCCTAACCATTTAGCGACCCTGCCTCAAGAGTTCAGGGAGGAAGAGCTGCATCTCCACAGGGCCGTGGCACACAACACAGTGGCATTAAAGCCAAGGGGATTCTGGTGGGTGCACCCTAGAGCCCTCTAAGCACCCCCTGCCACACACAGAGACACCCAAAGTCTTGAACAGGCTGGAAATTACCCCAGGGGTGGTGGTATGGCGAGCAGGGTGGACAACAGCAGCTCCTTGTGCGGCTTTGGACAAATCAGGTGCCAACTGGatctcagtctccccatctgttcAATAGGAGGGTGGGCTAGGGGTCTTCCTAGCCTTGTGGTTTCCCCTGGGGCAGGGCACCCCGCTTTCCCAGGCACAACCTGAAGTGAGGTGGGGGAATGTGACTTTAGGATTAGGCTGGGGGTCGCTGCCCCCGGGTGGTCACGGGTGGTACTACAGCAGCCAGGATGCCCCATGCCCTCTGGCTTCCTCTCAGGCCCTGCCTGGGGAGAGCTGCGTCCTCCCAGTGTATTTCCTGGGGCACACACTCCCGCATGCTACCCAATGCCTGAGATGCCACCTCTATCAAAGCAGGATTTTAGGTTAAGCATTGTCTTTTGATAACTTTCCCCAAGGGAAAACCATCAGAATTTCCAGCATCCTATTGGAGAAGGTCTCAGTAACAAGGGACAAAGGGTACTGAAAGAGAAGGGCTCAAATTCCAGCTCCAGAGCTCGAGCCCCGTGGCCTGGCAATGGACATGGGCTCAAGCCCTTGGAACGTGAGAGATGGGGACTGGCTGTCCCACACCAGGGCCCTCCACCAACAGGCCCTCAGCCTCAGCCTGCATAGGACTCCCACTCCCAGCCCTGGTAGAAGAAGCAGGTTGAGGAATAAAGAGGCCTGGAGTGATCCAGGGACCAAGAGAAATGGCTCCTTTAAACCCTCCCCAAGTCCCACCCTCTCATTTAGCCTCCCCTGCACTGAGTTCCGGCCCCATCACCAAACCCCAAGCCCCCAACTAAACCCCCAGTACTTCTATCTCATTTTGAGAAGCTCTGCCAGCCCTTCAGCCGGCCCCCTAATTGGGCCTCACCAGAAACATAACAGCTGCCACCCCAGAGTCCCATCCCTGTGGCCAGAAAATTCAAACCCCAGCCAGTGCACCTGCCCCATTTCTCAGGCTTtcaccccaccccctccactcCCCCTCCACTCCCAACTTTGGCATTGCTTCTGCAGAGGCCCAGAGGCATGtctgacccccaccccacccctcagctCAGCCTCCGTCAGGTCACCCAAGATTATTTTTCCAGTACAGACTGGCCCCAAGGGACTCACGGACTTTGAGGTCTCGGGTCCTGggaggccccactccagaccctgGAAATCCTGGAGTTCCATGGGATGGAGTTATGGATTCAAGCATCTTCACACTCTCAAATCCTCAAGTTCTTTCTGGACATGGAATCTGCTTTGAAGGAATCCTTTCCCAACCTGCACTCCATCAAGCTTCCACTCAACAAATCTCTTCTCACGTGGAGCTCCTAGGCCTTGGCCCATCTCTCCAAAGACATCACCCTGTCCCGCAGGAAGCTCCTCCAGTGCTGAACGGGGTCTTGCCATCCCTGTGTCCCCAGTCCTAGCACAGGGCttgcacatggtaggtgctcagtgaatgtgggaggaatgaatgaacgaatgaatatTTTCTGTGTATAAGGTATGTCAGTGCCTCACAATTTGGGCAAACAAAACAGTCACACCTTTCAATATGCAAGTTAATCCAACTCCAAGCCTCCAACCACCAATCACAGGAAATCCACTCTCCCAGGGCTCCACTCTGCACATATCCAAAAAAAACCCCTAGGGCTGCTTCTTCAGACCTGTTATCTTGGCCAGAAAATCAGGTCAGCCAACCTAGCATCGCTACTGTATCTTAGGCAGTTGGGCACTGGGGTAATGGCATCCTCTAACCGGCTGCTCCCTGCCCCAGGGCTGGGGTCAGGAGGAGTCAGGAGGAGTCAGGAGGGGCTGGCACCAGCTACACTCATGCTCAGAGgcagctcctgcccctgcccagtTGCTCCCAGCAACAACGGTTTTCTCCTGGCTGTACCAGGGCACAGCTAAAGGCACCTCCAGGGCTTAGGAAAAGTGCTCAGGATAAGCCACAGAGCATTCACCCAAATCTCTCTCAGCCATTCACATGTAACCTCTCATATGGAGGGGGCCACAGCCGATGTCCATGCATCCGTCTGGTGCAGTGGGCATACTGCCTGAAGCCTACGGTACCTCTGGGGGCCcacagaaatgttttgatttctttaaaatcagtaggcggttggttagagcacggtgttataacaccaatgtcaagagttcaaatccccataccagccagccaccaaataagtgagaaaatcggaagtaaaaaaatgaatataaccAAACTGGattatattcatctttatacttatatacacataaaacataattttaaatatttttggtggAAGAAAGGGCCCGTGAAAGCAAATGTTCCCAGTGACAGTCCAAACTCAAGCTTTCTGGTAAGAACTAGGTGACAACAACaatgacagtaataataataacagtaaacaCATAGggttaccatatgccaggcactccTCCCAACAGCCCTAGGAGGCAGGCACCATTTttattcccactttatagatTAGGGAGTGagagcacagagaggttgagtcacTAGcgtaaggtcacacagctaggaagcaaTGGTGCTAGGCTTTCCCTACTTCCTGGGTATAGTCCAACCTAAGCAAAGCACTCAACATGCTATCTTCAGCATCTGAAGCAGACTAAGATGATCTCAGTTCTCTCCAGGGGCAATTTTTTGGTGCTGGCCTTAAGTACAAGGCCCCACCTGGTAGATGTCTGAAAACAAGGAAGTTCCTCTAAAGCTGATGCTGTCTGCACCTTCAAGAGCAGCCAGCAACCTCCCTCCAAAAAGGTCAGTTTCTCtgtgaacattcatacaaataataataactcTCTTCATCTGGTACGTCACTAGCAATACATTTGTGGCTACTTCTGCGTTTTTGTGCATGTTTGAATGGGTGGCACACGGCTCTGCATGAGTCTATATAAAACTGAATGCTTTAAATATATGACATTGGCGTGTGCCCATCTGTGGATATGGAGGCGTGGGGGTGTAGGTGTGGGTGTCTGCCTGTGCCTGTATTCTTGGGTATCTATAGGCCAGTACATACAGCTGAGATGGACATTAAGAAATTGCTTTATCTCTCTGAATGCAAATTGACAAGCTCTGACACATAGAAGACCAGTTAGTCATTTCCCAGGTTGCTCAAAGGACatgaaggcccagagaggttgccCAGGTCCTGAGGTTATCCAGCCAATCACTGACAGATGGAAATCAGGCATCTTTCCTCTGCTTCCAGACCCTACTAACTCCCAAGACCTGTCACCTAGCTCAGTCTGTTGCACTCAGGTATGGTGTCAGCCCCCAGGCCAAGTTGACCCTTTGCAGGCTTAGCAAACCATGGCTCTGGGTCTGAGGTGGATTGGGCAGTAGCCACTGACCCCTCTATGAGGACCGGCCTTGAGATGGAACTGAAAGCTCCCTATAGCCTGAGGGCCCCAAACACCCCAGGCCTGGGGCCTGAGGTCTTCACAGCAGGACAAACCCCAATACACATACAGTCCCTATCTCTGTGTGAAACATGTTAATTTTTATGTTACCAAAGGAACACATgctccttttaaaaaagaatttaagctGTATAAAAATATCTAAGTTAGAATCCGTCTTTACCCCCCAGATAACCACCAATAACAGCAGAATGTGTAGTGTCCTGAACTTCTTTACCTGAAATGGTTCCTAAGGTGACCAGTGGACCCAGCTCAGAAAACAACTGACAAGGACAACTCGGGGTGagcagaaaggggaaggaagagcaGAATCTAACCAACCGGGCTCAGGTCGGGCCTTGGGGCAAACGGATTAAACCACATCCTCCAAGGGATGGGCTGACACCCAAATGCTGGGGACTCTGGATAGAACTTCTGGAACACAGTGCTTTGAAGCCACATCAAGGGTCACAAATTCACATCTGCCACTGTCCTTGACATTGAAGTCATGAAGTCTTAGGACTGAAAGGAGCCTGAGAGTCCATCTGGTCCCACCcacccattttagagatggggacactgagggcCTACTAAGCTGGTTCCAGATAGGAATTTGGCCAACCAAGCTCCTTCCAGGGTCTGCTGAGCCTCAGTCCCCGTCTACAGCGTTGGGAGCAGGTGCAGGAGAGCACCAGGCCCAGGCAACATTAGTAgaatgagggagaaagaaagtCAGAAAGCAACTGGGTACTATGTAGACAAAGAAGGAAGCAGTGTATCTGAGCAGTTTGAAGCCCCAGACCGGTGTGAGAAGTGCTGACTGCAAAGCCTGGCTCTGTTCAACCcaatacacacatgcaaacaacaacaaagaataaaatttacaaaaaaaaaaaaaaaagccaggttCTGTTGCTGCCCgactgtgtgaccctggataGTCACTTACCCTCTGaatttcagcttcctcatctttaaagagcagataatagtatctacttcatgTTGTTGGAAGcgttaagtgagataatgcaggAAGAATTGAGCATGAGCACAGTGCtcggcacatagtaggtgcccaataaataataactaaaaagaataaggtggggagagagaaggagaccaCACTCCAGGTAAAAACCCTACAGCTCAGAATTTGCTGTAAGGGTATTTGAAAAATCCATGCTTCCAAGAAGCCCCATTCCTGCCCAAATTAAACAGTAACCAACCAAGGTCAGGGAAAGGGCCTTGCCAGAGCAGGTTGTTCTCCAAGGAGGATGGGACTCAGCCTTGACCAGAGGGGCTCCCCGACTCCTGCCTGTAAGTGTGCCCCTGCCCATCTTGACACCATGTTGGGCATCACAGCTGTTGGCCACGCTCCTGGCCTGCAGTAAGCTGCGGGGTGGGGACCAGCTGCAGCCAGCAGGCTGTGAGCTCGAGCTGTCCTCCTGGGCACAAGGACAGGAACAGGGAGCCTTCTGCTCTGCAGGAAGGGCACTTTGGGGTCCAACGTGGATTCAGAGGCTCCTTACCAGCTGTGTGTCCAACGAGCCACTTCCTGCCTGGCAACTCCGcttccacatctgcaaaatagggatgATGATCTGACCTCCCCAGGTCGCTGAGGATTAGAGACAAGGTGTGGAAAGCATCAAGCAAGGGCCAGGGACACGGTAGATGTCTCATCCTGGGTTCACTACAGGGACCATCGGGGCCTGCCTTTCCCAGTGCTATCTCTCCTTTGGGGATTCTCTGCTCCCTCATTTTGGTGGAGTTCTCCCAGATTAGGAATCAAGGGGCTTGGCTTAA
The sequence above is drawn from the Cynocephalus volans isolate mCynVol1 chromosome 8, mCynVol1.pri, whole genome shotgun sequence genome and encodes:
- the EFHD2 gene encoding EF-hand domain-containing protein D2, translating into MATDELATKLSRRLQIGEAAGQPGLNGAAAAAAAAAGAPDQAAEALGSADDELSAKLLRRADLNQGIGEPQSPSRRVFNPYTEFKEFSRKQIKDMEKMFKQYDAGRDGFIDLMELKLMMEKLGAPQTHLGLKNMIKEVDEDFDSKLSFREFLLIFRKAAAGELQEDSGLCVLARLSEIDVSTEGVKGAKSFFEAKVQAINESSRFEEEIKAEQEERKKQAEEMKQRKAAFKELQSTFK